In one Pseudoliparis swirei isolate HS2019 ecotype Mariana Trench chromosome 23, NWPU_hadal_v1, whole genome shotgun sequence genomic region, the following are encoded:
- the apol gene encoding uncharacterized protein apol, translating into MKSANSHTFIVLIIQGVADKALTPISEQSFERPRTDDALRSRRDLQAALCCYVGDTLLYIDTVREFCEGSQKWTLRRKTELEMMTDIKDRAGRIDLTIDHVRQSERRFQAFLEYVASKVTQGTADRRGGAEEELAAVLEDTLGGLQQLESFLDALENLAVTSSHVFALENRVLRLPEGIRPEDVQLAIFASRMICPRLLGFKRDASSFFLPKLQNVEVLWYQLNEYVKTTQDICGTLEKSCLSDFSMEMNDESLVDLDVDLSEDAVQKMLSQINELDQIRMNRSFRTVFLFRGPCSHFIAEFQERRPGMLRSLTDLEASAVQLDRMNTGAKISSVAGSSVGAVGGVLSIVGLALIPVTAGVSLALTLTGVGLGVTSGVNGAVTAATEIGVNRKHQKKTGEIFRSFVEDVQRLQECLEQVARRDADGPDAGVQGVGAVVLGVGGIGKRVGGIGKRVNMLVDSASALKVLKAEELAASAGKVALQEGKVLRNVPKAMADLPDIGKAALTGPLALSKSARAGLMALNALFLGLDVFFICKDSVGLAKGRKTELSRFIRARAAVWRSEVESWQKIHDSLSEGLPTSEENEAALETPFYPERETGKDLSFDEVDEEEEEEQ; encoded by the exons ATGAAGAGCGCCAACAGCCACACCTTCATTGTGTTAATCATTCAGGGGGTTGCTGATAAGGCTCTAACGCCAATATCAGAGCAAAG TTTTGAACGTCCACGAACTGACGATGCTTTGCGTTCCAGACGTGACCTTCaggcggccttgtgctgctacGTCGGAGACACCCTCCTCTACATCGACACGGTGAGGGAATTCTGCGAGGGGAGCCAGAAATGGACGCTTCGGAGGAAGACGGAGTTGGAAATGATGACGGACATCAAAGACCGGGCCGGCCGCATCGACTTAACCATCGACCACGTCAGGCAGTCGGAGCGCCGCTTTCAGGCCTTTTTGGAATACGTGGCGAGCAAAGTCACCCAGGGGACCGCAGACCGCCGGGGCGGCGCTGAGGAGGAGCTGGCCGCCGTGCTGGAGGACACTCTGGGGGGTCTGCAGCAGCTCGAGTCCTTTCTGGATGCGCTGGAGAACCTGGCGGTCACCTCGAGTCACGTGTTCGCGTTGGAGAACCGGGTCCTCCGCCTGCCGGAGGGGATCCGACCCGAAGACGTTCAGCTGGCCATCTTTGCGTCGCGGATGATCTGCCCTCGCCTCCTCGGGTTCAAGAGAGACGCGAGCAGCTTCTTCCTTCCCAAACTTCAGAATGTGGAGGTGCTGTGGTACCAGCTGAACGAATACGTGAAGACCACCCAGGACATCTGTGGGACGCTAGAGAAAAG CTGCCTCAGTGACTTCTCCATGGAGATGAACGATGAATCTCTGGTGGACCTCGACGTGGATTTGTCTGAAGATGCCGTACAAAAGATGCTTTCTCAAATTAACGAGCTTGATCAAATCAG AATGAACCGGAGCTTCCGGACGGTGTTCTTGTTTCGGGGGCCGTGCTCCCACTTCATCGCCGAGTTCCAGGAGCGCCGGCCCGGCATGCTGCGGTCGCTGACCGACCTGGAGGCGAGCGCCGTGCAGCTCGACCGCATGAACACGGGGGCCAAGATCTCCAGCGTGGCGGGCAGCTCGGTGGGCGCGGTCGGGGGCGTGCTCTCCATCGTCGGCTTGGCGTTGATCCCCGTCACCGCCGGAGTGTCTCTGGCTCTGACGTTGACCGGGGTGGGGCTGGGGGTCACCAGCGGGGTCAACGGCGCGGTCACCGCCGCCACGGAGATCGGCGTGAACCGCAAACATCAAAAGAAAACCGGCGAGATCTTCCGGAGCTTCGTGGAGGACGTGCAGCGGCTGCAGGAATGTCTGGAGCAGGTCGCCCGGAGGGACGCCGACGGGCCCGACGCCGGGGTTCAGGGAGTCGGCGCGGTGGTCCTTGGAGTCGGCGGCATCGGGAAACGTGTCGGCGGCATCGGGAAACGTGTCAACATGCTTGTCGATAGCGCCTCGGCTTTAAAGGTGTTGAAAGCAGAAGAGCTGGCCGCCAGTGCGGGCAAAGTGGCGTTGCAGGAAGGGAAAGTGTTGCGCAACGTGCCCAAGGCGATGGCAGATCTCCCCGATATCGGCAAGGCGGCGCTCACGGGGCCCCTCGCCCTCTCCAAATCGGCGAGGGCCGGTTTGATGGCGCTCAACGCCCTCTTCCTCGGCCTGGACGTCTTCTTCATCTGTAAGGACAGCGTCGGTCTGGCCAAAGGCCGCAAAACCGAGCTGTCGCGGTTCATCCGAGCCCGAGCCGCCGTCTGGCGCTCGGAGGTGGAGTCGTGGCAGAAGATCCACGACTCGCTGAGCGAAGGTCTGCCGACGTCGGAGGAGAACGAAGCCGCCCTGGAGACGCCGTTTTATCCGGAGAGGGAAACGGGAAAGGACCTTTCCTTCGATGAagtggatgaagaagaagaagagg